In the genome of Rhodamnia argentea isolate NSW1041297 chromosome 3, ASM2092103v1, whole genome shotgun sequence, one region contains:
- the LOC115746428 gene encoding 40S ribosomal protein S10-1-like, whose product MIIPEKNRREISKYLFQEGVCFAKKDYNLAKHPEIDVPNLQVIKLMQSFKSKEYVRETFAWMHYYWYLTNDGIEFLRTYLNLPSEIVPATLKKQAKPAGRPMGGPPGDRPRGPPRYEGGERRFGDREGYRSGPRGPGGDFGDKGGAPADYRPSFGGGPGGRPGFGRGGGGYGAGPASSNLP is encoded by the exons ATG ATTATTCCAGAGAAGAACCGCCGTGAGATCTCCAAGTACCTCTTCCAAG AGGGAGTTTGCTTTGCCAAGAAGGACTACAATCTTGCGAAACACCCGGAAATCGATGTCCCGAACTTGCAGGTGATTAAGCTGATGCAGAGTTTTAAGTCGAAGGAGTACGTGAGGGAGACCTTTGCTTGGATGCACTATTACTGGTACCTTACGAACGATGGGATCGAGTTCCTGAGGACTTACTTGAATCTCCCTTCGGAAATTGTCCCTGCCACTTTGAAGAAACAGGCCAAACCGGCTGGTAGGCCCATGGGTGGCCCACCTGGTGATCGCCCACG TGGCCCACCTCGCTATGAGGGAGGAGAACGGAGGTTTGGTGACCGTGAGGGCTACCGTAGTGGTCCCCGTGGACCTGGTGGTGACTTCGGTGACAAAGGAGGAGCTCCTGCTGACTACAGGCCTTCCTTCGGG GGTGGTCCTGGTGGAAGACCAGGCTTTGGACGGGGAGGTGGTGGCTATGGTGCTGGACCGGCTAGCTCAAACCTTCCTTGA